The Flaviflexus equikiangi genome contains the following window.
CCGCCCCGGGGATCCCTTCCATCTGCTTATAGGACGCGCTCTCGATGAAGCGAGTCAGTGTCACCATCGTGAACATCGGGGCGAGAACGACGCCCGAGATCGTCCAAAGGATCCAGTTGTCGAGAAGAATGCCGGCGCCGACGAAGACGACGAGGGTGACAAGGAAGACGCCGATGAGGATCCACGGCAGAGCAGGGTAGCTCTTCCGCGCGATCTTAAAGCCGTCGCCTAGGAGCTGATACCACCTGCGCTTGCCCTGAGGGTTCTTGTCCTTACCCTGAGAGTCCTTTTTGTCCTTAGCCATGGATACCAGTCTACCGTCCCTGATGCCGGAGGGCCGCCAGGAGTCCTATGAGACCCATGACTGCGCCCGAGGCCGCGGCCACCCAGAAACCGTAGGCCAGTTCGAACTTGAGAAGCTGCCCTGCAGAGGCGGCACCGATGGCGACACCGCCCACGTTGGCGGCACCCAGAAGAGTCATTGCGACACCATCCCCGCCCTTGGGTGCGAGCTTCGACGCGAGCGTGAACATCGCCACAGAGGCGGGCCCGATCGCCAGACCGAAGACGAACAGCATGCCAGCGAGCTGCCAGGGAGTGTGTGCGAGCGGGGCGAAAGGAATGAGGATGGCAAGGGCCGCACCGGATACGAAGATTCGGGTTCCCTGCGAGATCCGCTCGGGAATAGCCACAGCGCCGAGAGCGGTGATGGCGGCGCCCGCTCCCATCGCGGAGTAGATCAGTCCGGCATAGCTGGCCGAACCGAAGCCCTCAGCCGCCGCAGTCGTCGACGTCTGCATGGACCCGAAGTACGACCCGAGGCAGAGCATGGAGAACAGTGCAGCCCACACAAGCACGATGGTCGTGCTCAGCGCCGGTGCCTTGTGGCCGCCTTCGTGCCGCGTCGAGGCCGGCGTGGAACGATGGAGGCCGAGCGCCGTGATACAGGTGCCGGCGATGACGGCGGATACGATCAGGGGAGTCTCGGGCGAGATCGTTGAAGCAAGAACGCCGACCACGGCGGGGCCGAGAACAAAGTTCAGTTCATCGGCAACCGTCTCGTAGGACATCGCCGTCGTCAGAGCCTTGGGAGTGCGCGCGACCGGATACCAGCGGATCCTCATGAGAGCACCGACGGGCACTGTCGTCAGTCCGACCAGGGCGCAGAGGACGAGGACGATCGCGAACGACAAGTCTGCCATCGTGACGAGCACGAGTCCCGCCGTCATCGCCGCATTGACAGGGCCGAGGACAAGGAACGGCAGCCGTTGGCCCACACGGTCGGTCCACTGTCCGATCAAAGGCTGGCCGATACCGGTGGCGATGGCAAGCGTGGCGGAGCTGATCGACGCGGCGGCGATGCCGTGGTAGTTCGTCACGAGCGTGAGGACGCCGATGATGATCATCGATGTGGGGAGCCTGCCGACAAAGGCAAGCGGCATGAAAGCACCTCCCCACAGGCGGGGGAGGTCCTTATAGTTCGAGAAGGAAGCCAGAACGTTCATAGCAATTAGTGAGGGGCTCGCACGAGCAAGCCCCTCACCGAATCTCCCTCTGGCCTAGAGGCCGACCTCTGCAGCGAAGTCGCCCTCTTCGAGGCGTGCCTTCACGGCAGACAGGTACCGGCCCGCGTCAGCACCGTCGATGAGACGGTGATCGTAGGACAGCGCCAGGTAGATGAAGCTGCGGATACCGATGGACTCGTTGCCGAACTCATCCTTGACGATGGCGGGACGCTTGACGATCGTGCCCACACCGAGAATGGCAGACTCGGGCGCGTTGACGATCGGAGTGTCGAACAGTGCACCCGAGGAGCCCGTGTTCGTGATCGTGAACGTGCCACCCGACAGTTCGTCCGGTGAGACCTGGCCGGAGCGCGTACGGGACGCGAGATCTCCGATGGCCTTGGAAATGCCGGCGATGTTGAGATCGCCCGCGTTCTTGATGACCGGGACCATGAGGCCGCGCTCGGTGTCGACAGCGATGCCGACGTTCTCGTGATCGAAGTACTGGACGGACTTCTCATCGACGATGCGAGCATTGATCTTCGGGTGTGCCTTGAGAGCCTCGGTCGCGGCCTTGACGAAGAACGGCAGGAACGTGAGCTTGACGCCCTCGGCCGCCTGGAACCTGTCCTTCGCTGCCGTGCGGATGGCGACAACCTTGGTCACGTCGACCTCGACGACCGTGGTCAGCTGTGCGGAACCGTGGAGCGACTCCATCATGCGCTGGGAGATCACCTGGCGCAGGCGCGTCATCTTCTCGGTCGTGCCGCGGAGCGGGGATGCGGCAGCGGGCTTGGATGCGGGGGCGGCGGGAGCAGCCGGCTTCTCGGCTGCCTTCGCCGCGTCCTCAGCAGCCTTCTTCGCGGCCTCAGCGGCCTCTTCGACGTCCTGGCGGCGAATTCGACCGCCGACGCCGGTGCCCTTGACGGAGTCGAGATCGACGTCGAGTTCGCGTGCGAGCTTGCGGACGATCGGGGTCACGTACGAGCCGGACGCGGATTCCGCGGCCGAGACGGAAGGTTCGACCTTCGTCGAGGCCGTGGCCTTGGGCTCGCCGAGCTCAGCTTCTTCAGCAGGCTCTTCCTTCACCGCTGTCTGCTCACCCGAGGGTGCAGCTTCCTCTGCCTTGTCGTCAGCCTTGGCTTCCTCCTTGGGGGTCTCGCTCTTGGCGCCGGGGGTACCGATGATGGCGAGAGCCGTGCCGACGTTGACGGTCTCATCTTCCCCAACGAGGATCTCGAGGAGCGTGCCGGCGAACGGGGAGGGAACCTCGGTGTCGACCTTGTCGGTCGAGACTTCCAGAAGCGGCTCGTCGAGCTCGACAGTGTCGCCCACTTCCTTGAGCCACTGCGTGACTGTGCCCTCGGTGACGGACTCGCCCAGCGCGGGCATCGGGACCTCGTCGCCGGAGCCTCCCGCCGGGGCCTCTGCGGACTCCTGCGCGGGTTCCTCGACGGGCTCGTCGGATGCTTCTTCCGCGGGCTCCTCGACGGCCTCCTCCGCGGCCTCTTCTGCGGGCTCTTGGGCGGAGGAAGCGCCGGAGCCGTCGCCGATGTAGGCGAGAACCGTGCCGACCTCGACCGTCTCATCTTCCTCGACGACAATCTTCTCGAGGACGCCCGCCACGGGGGAGGGGACCTCGGTGTCGACCTTGTCGGTGGAGACCTCGAGTAAGGGCTCGTCGAGCTCGACCGTGTCGCCCACTTCCTTGAGCCACTGCGTGACTGTGCCGTCTGTGACGGACTCGCCCAGAGCGGGCATCTTTACTGGTTCAGACATGATGTAGTCTCCTTGAGCTCTTAGTTGTGGGTGTGCAACGGCTTGCCGGCGAGGGCGAGGATAGCCTCTCCGACCGCTTCGTTCTGTGTCGGGTGGGCATGGATGAGGCCCTCGAAGTCCTCTGGGAAGGCTTCCCAGGCCACCATGAGCTGGCCTTCGCCGACCTGCTCGCCCATGCGGGCGCCGATCGCGTGGAAGCCCACGATGGGACCGTCCTTTTCGCGGACGACCTTGACGAAGCCAGCGGTCCCCAACATTTGGGACTTACCGTTGCCCGCCAGGTTGAACTCGACGGCTTCGACGGTCTCCTTGCCGTACTTCTCTTCAGCAGCGTCCTGGTTGAGGCCGACCGAGGAGATCTCGGGGTTCGTGTAGGTGACGCGGGGAATCAGGTGCTCTTCGATGGTCTTCGGGTTGAGGCCAGCGATCTCTTCGGCCACGAAGATGCCATGGAGGAAGCCGCGGTGTGCGAGCTGGAGGCCGGGGACGATGTCGCCGACGGCGTAGATGTTGCCGACTCCCGTGTGGAGGCGATCATTCGCGGTCACGAAGCCGCGCTCCATCGGAATGCCCTGCTCTTCGTAGCCGAGGTTGGCGGTGGAGGGGCCGCGTCCGACGGCCACGAGAAGGTAGGAGGCATCGTATGACTTGCCGTCCTGGGTGTAGACGGTGACGCCGTTCTCGTTCTGCTCGACACGGTCGAACATCGTCTTCGTCTTGAACGCGATCTTGCGCTTGCGGAAGGCGCGCTCGAGCGCCTTGGAGATCGCGGGATCCTCGTTGGGGACCAGGTTCGGCAGACCTTCGATGATCGTCACCTCGGAACCGAGCGACCGCCATGCGGATGCCAGCTCTGAGCCGATGACGCCGCCGCCGAGGACGATGACGGATTCGGGGACCTCATCGAGCAGGAGCGCCTGATCGGACGTGATGACCCTGCCCTCGATCGCGAGGCCGGGGAGGGACTTCGAATAGGAGCCGGTCGCGAGGACGATGTTCTTGCCCTTGAGGACGCGGTCGCCGACCTGGACGGTGTCTTTGCCGGTCAGGCGGCCCCAACCCTCGATCGTGTCGATGTTGCGCGAAGATACGAGACCCGTGAGGCCCTTGTACATGCGGGAGACGACGCCGTCCTTGTAGGCGTTGAGCGCCGTCATGTCGATGCCCTCGAAGCTCGACTTCACGCCGATGCTCGCGCCCTCGCGGACCTCGTCGGCCACGTCAGCGGCGTGCAAAAGCGCCTTCGTCGGGATGCAGCCGCGGTGGAGGCACGTGCCGCCCACCTTGTCGCCTTCGACGAGCGCTACTGTCATTCCCAGCTGTCCGGCACGGAGGGCGGCCGCATAGCCGCCCGAGCCCGCTCCGAGGATGACGATGTCATATTCCTGCGTGTCAGCCACGTAGATCTCCCTCAATCTTGGTTAAGCCAAGCGGCCGCACGGCCGCGCTACTCACCTGTCATTGTTCCACTTTCTAGGCCGAACGTCATGGCACTTGATAGATGTTCGCCTCACTGCGGAAGAAGAAAGTACAATTTGCCCATGGGAATCTTCTCGCGGTTCAGCAGCGGCTCGTCCAGCCAGCGCCAACAGGCCACCGTCCAGCACTTCACGGACTTCGTTGCCACACGCAAAGGCGTCGAAGCATATCTGGAGCCTGCGGGAGCACGCGAACCCATGTCGATGATTCTCGTGGCCCGCGATGGTGAGTGGACTCGCCGTCAGGTCCCGAATCCCAAAGAAGCCGCCGATCTTGCGACGCGCCTGGGATTGCCGTTTTACGAGATTATCCGGACAGGCTATCCGCAGCGCATGAGGGAATGGTCGGCCAAGAACCGGCACTGATCGCCACGGCGGGACAGCGGGCTCCGTCGGGCCTCGAGTCGGGGCGACAGCCGTGACGTCTCCGGTCCTCCCCAGCGATCATGGCTGAGTGCTGGTCCGCCTGATACGAGAAGGGGGCGGGTTCCGAGCATCATCTTTACTCGAAACCCACCCCCAACGTGACCGAAAGAACATCGGTCACCTTGCTGCTATCGCGCGTCAGCCGTGTGCATGCTCGCCCATGTCAGCAGCGTCTGCACCGCGTGACCGGTGCCGCCCTTCGGCGTGGACCCGAAGGCACCGTCCTCGTTGAAGGAGGGCCCTGCGATATCGATGTGTGCCCATGGCGTAGACCCCACGTATTCGGACAGGAAGAGGCCCGCGGTCAGCATGCCGCCCCCACGCCCGCCCGAGTTCTTCGAGTCGGCGATGTCCGAGTTGAGGGACTGCTTGAGATGATCCGGAAGCGGCATGGGCCACATGTCCTCGCCGGCTTCGTCAGCCGCCTCGATGATCTCGTTGCGGGTCTCGTCGGTTCCCATGACGCCCGAGATCCGTCCGCCCAGCGCGACAATCTGTGCGCCCGTGAGGGTGGCGATGTCAACAACGGCGTCGGGGTTCTCTTCGATGGCGCGGGCCAGACCATCACCGAGGACGAGACGGCCCTCCGCGTCAGTATTGTTGACCTCGATGGTTCGACCCGTGTACATGGTCACGACATCGCCAGGGCGCGTCGCGCTGCCGGAGGGCATGTTCTCCGCGAGGCAGAGCCAGCCGACCAGGTGAACCTTGAGGGAGAGACGCGATGCGGCGACGACGATCTCGAGCACAGTTGCCGCTCCCGTCATGTCGGTCTTCATCGTCTCCATCGACTTCGCCGGTTTGAGGGACAGGCCGCCAGAATCGAAGGTGATCCCCTTGCCGACCAGGGCGAGAGTCTTCTCCGCGCCGCGCGGCTTGTATTCGATGCGGACGAGCCGGGGCGGGTTGACGGAGCCGCGGCCGACGCTGAGGATGCCGCCGAAGCCTTCCTTCTCCAAAGCTGCCTCGTCCCAGACCGTGACAGAGAGCGCACGGTCCGTCTTCGCGTAAGCAGTTGCGCGCTCTG
Protein-coding sequences here:
- a CDS encoding MFS transporter, whose product is MNVLASFSNYKDLPRLWGGAFMPLAFVGRLPTSMIIIGVLTLVTNYHGIAAASISSATLAIATGIGQPLIGQWTDRVGQRLPFLVLGPVNAAMTAGLVLVTMADLSFAIVLVLCALVGLTTVPVGALMRIRWYPVARTPKALTTAMSYETVADELNFVLGPAVVGVLASTISPETPLIVSAVIAGTCITALGLHRSTPASTRHEGGHKAPALSTTIVLVWAALFSMLCLGSYFGSMQTSTTAAAEGFGSASYAGLIYSAMGAGAAITALGAVAIPERISQGTRIFVSGAALAILIPFAPLAHTPWQLAGMLFVFGLAIGPASVAMFTLASKLAPKGGDGVAMTLLGAANVGGVAIGAASAGQLLKFELAYGFWVAAASGAVMGLIGLLAALRHQGR
- the sucB gene encoding 2-oxoglutarate dehydrogenase, E2 component, dihydrolipoamide succinyltransferase produces the protein MSEPVKMPALGESVTDGTVTQWLKEVGDTVELDEPLLEVSTDKVDTEVPSPVAGVLEKIVVEEDETVEVGTVLAYIGDGSGASSAQEPAEEAAEEAVEEPAEEASDEPVEEPAQESAEAPAGGSGDEVPMPALGESVTEGTVTQWLKEVGDTVELDEPLLEVSTDKVDTEVPSPFAGTLLEILVGEDETVNVGTALAIIGTPGAKSETPKEEAKADDKAEEAAPSGEQTAVKEEPAEEAELGEPKATASTKVEPSVSAAESASGSYVTPIVRKLARELDVDLDSVKGTGVGGRIRRQDVEEAAEAAKKAAEDAAKAAEKPAAPAAPASKPAAASPLRGTTEKMTRLRQVISQRMMESLHGSAQLTTVVEVDVTKVVAIRTAAKDRFQAAEGVKLTFLPFFVKAATEALKAHPKINARIVDEKSVQYFDHENVGIAVDTERGLMVPVIKNAGDLNIAGISKAIGDLASRTRSGQVSPDELSGGTFTITNTGSSGALFDTPIVNAPESAILGVGTIVKRPAIVKDEFGNESIGIRSFIYLALSYDHRLIDGADAGRYLSAVKARLEEGDFAAEVGL
- the lpdA gene encoding dihydrolipoyl dehydrogenase; its protein translation is MADTQEYDIVILGAGSGGYAAALRAGQLGMTVALVEGDKVGGTCLHRGCIPTKALLHAADVADEVREGASIGVKSSFEGIDMTALNAYKDGVVSRMYKGLTGLVSSRNIDTIEGWGRLTGKDTVQVGDRVLKGKNIVLATGSYSKSLPGLAIEGRVITSDQALLLDEVPESVIVLGGGVIGSELASAWRSLGSEVTIIEGLPNLVPNEDPAISKALERAFRKRKIAFKTKTMFDRVEQNENGVTVYTQDGKSYDASYLLVAVGRGPSTANLGYEEQGIPMERGFVTANDRLHTGVGNIYAVGDIVPGLQLAHRGFLHGIFVAEEIAGLNPKTIEEHLIPRVTYTNPEISSVGLNQDAAEEKYGKETVEAVEFNLAGNGKSQMLGTAGFVKVVREKDGPIVGFHAIGARMGEQVGEGQLMVAWEAFPEDFEGLIHAHPTQNEAVGEAILALAGKPLHTHN
- a CDS encoding oxidoreductase; the encoded protein is MGIFSRFSSGSSSQRQQATVQHFTDFVATRKGVEAYLEPAGAREPMSMILVARDGEWTRRQVPNPKEAADLATRLGLPFYEIIRTGYPQRMREWSAKNRH
- a CDS encoding leucyl aminopeptidase, with the translated sequence MSELNFIQQALDKTTSDVLVVPVITGDDGVHVLADSLAPKVRASLDGLLPTLGFTGKAGSVIRIPAPAGFAAATLAFAGTGKTATTLSSIDLRETFGAAVRALSGVTHIALASPYGDPDSVYQAGLGGLLGAYVFEEYKVLPAPAETITVVSPGKLKKAELEALSTEASVVADAVCQVRDLVNMPAADMTPVDVAERATAYAKTDRALSVTVWDEAALEKEGFGGILSVGRGSVNPPRLVRIEYKPRGAEKTLALVGKGITFDSGGLSLKPAKSMETMKTDMTGAATVLEIVVAASRLSLKVHLVGWLCLAENMPSGSATRPGDVVTMYTGRTIEVNNTDAEGRLVLGDGLARAIEENPDAVVDIATLTGAQIVALGGRISGVMGTDETRNEIIEAADEAGEDMWPMPLPDHLKQSLNSDIADSKNSGGRGGGMLTAGLFLSEYVGSTPWAHIDIAGPSFNEDGAFGSTPKGGTGHAVQTLLTWASMHTADAR